The following is a genomic window from Corvus moneduloides isolate bCorMon1 chromosome 7, bCorMon1.pri, whole genome shotgun sequence.
GGACATGGGGGCAGAGGGAATGCGAAGAGGAGCTGTTACAGCTGAGCCAGGATTCAACGAGAACATTTTATTCAGCTGTGATTTCAAGGTTGTGACTGCAAATCGTTGGGTAAGAAGGAGTTGTTTGGCAGCAAACCAGAGCTGAAGGACACCTGAAGCGCTGCTGCCAACCATGCTGCTGCCAAAATTGCCTCAAAACccagcctcagccagcagcaacCAGTCAGGGTTCACACAAACACCAGTGCCACTGGTTTGCCAGTCCAGCAAATAGGAAATACCAAAGCtctgaatcagaaaaaaaaatgaggctCTTTGGAAAAAAGATGAGCAGCTCAACGTGGACACCGGAAAACAGCACTAATTTCATTACAGGATTATCCCTCATAGAGGATTTTCTCTTCGACAAGGTTAAAAATCTTCCCATCTCTGCTTGAGTTCTGCGGGGATGACCCTAAACAGCTCCAGGGGGAGTTTTCCAGAGCATCCAtcttctcccccccccccccccccccatctcTGACCCCCTTGGAgagcctgcagagcacaggggaACTTGGAAAGGATGAAATCTTTAAATACTACTCCTCTCCTCCTggttcagcaaagcacttaagcTCATCAGCCTGCTGCTTTGACAGTCGTTTTTCATGCACTGCTTTAACATCTTTCATTGGCCTAATTGCAATGGATAATCAGTGGTGACAAGAAAATGCCTCAAGCATTTCTTGGGCTTCAGGTTTGGGCTTCCAACCAAAAACCTGGGATTTGGTTAGAACAGCACAAATGTTTTGTACAACTCCTTTCTTCAATAGCACAAACCCCTAAAACTTTCCCTGCACATCAGACAAAAGAGTCGGTGCTCTGTGTTTTAACAAATTATCCTAAACACACTGATACcacaaaataaaagctattttctaAATCGGTTTCAAAAAACCCCGTTTGTGCCCTTGTAATGGATACAGAAACGGATTTGCATTAAAAGAATCTGATTGCAAAGTCTGAATGCCCCCAAATTTTCCTATCAAACTTCTGGATGTACCTTCATGTCTAAATAACGTGCTGTCAAGAGATGCTGCAGAAGCCTTtccaactggaaaaaaacccccattatTGTTCCTATGCAAACAAACCTGCCTGTTTCctacagggaagaatttccagTGCCATCTCCTTGGGGCTTTCCCAAGCCTGTCCATTTTGTGTGCAGTTTGTTGTGCCAAgtgtcacagctctgctctcctctgtgcACCTCCAGGGTGAGAAGATCCCTGTGCAGATAAAGGCCACAGGAAAGGTCCCCgttcctgcctgctgtggtCACCTCCTCACATAACTTCACACAGAACTTCCCTCCAGTGTTTCCTACAAGGTTGGCccacccagctggaaaaaaaaaaataatctcttttctCATCATGGTGGTGATGAGCAAGGTGGGATGAGAGTGCACTGAGGgatcaaaaggaaaatgtggttGTTTCTGGACAGAAGAGGTTTAAATTCTTTGCTCCCTAAGTGCAGAGATCATTGGTTTCTTGTTCTGAACTTAATTTGGTGTTTGGGGGGCCAGGCTTGGTCACCCTCCCGTGCAGAGTTCCCAGCCTGTGAGAGGGACAAGGTGACATCCCAGTGACAGagtgggagagctgcagggccACAGGGCCACAGGCACAGTCCGGGTGAGAAATCGAGAACACAAACCACAGGAACACTCTTTCCTACCCGGAGTGACTCCTCACTTGCTCTGTAAACTCGAAAATATCTGCAGAAGTTCCCACAACATCAATGTGGGTGTCATAAGGAATGATCAGAACTTTAGGGTAACGGGGTTTTAGTCTTTCACAGAGCCGTTTGTACCTCAGCTTctcccctctgctgtgctccttGAAGCAGAGCCTTTCCTTACATAAAATCTCCTGGAGTTCTACAGAGTagttttcaattattttcttgacCCTTAACCCGTGTGCAGCGCCAGCCTTCCTCCCAGCACTCTCAATGCACACTGTGGTGATGTCACCATCAGTGACACCAGAAATGACAACATCATTTGCCTGGAATGTTTTGGGAAGGAAGTGCCTCATGTAGTGATAGATATCCGTGTCCAGAACCACCACTTGTTTTTCCCTGTGTGCATCCCGAGCAGAGCTCCTTGTCTCTGTGGCACCTCTGTGCTCCTGCACCTTCCTCCTCAGTCTCTGATGGGATTTCCCCTCTCTTTTGTCCTCCTCTGAGAGGGATTCTGCCTTTAACAGGAGGAATTCTCTCAGCACTCggagggctgggaagggtcCTTGCACAGCAATTTGCCCGTCGGGCTGCAAAGGCCCGAAGCTCAAAGCCGggctctgctttttcatttcttccacCAGATCTTCTAAAACAAAGTGATCTCTGAAAACAGCCACGTTGAGGATGGATGTGACGGAGAGGAAGGCCTGGAATTTTGAATTGGAGAAGTTAAGGAGTGGTTAATTAGGCATTAAGCACAATTAGATGAATTAGGGAGGAGCTCACGTTGTTGCAGTAGCGGGTCACTGTCAGGGGGTAGTGCCTGGGCAGCCTCTTGTCCTGCAGGAGATGCTGATCCTTCTTCAGAACACTCTCcacaactgaaaaacaaacccagattCACTTGTTGAGCAGTGAAATAGTCACCTCCAGCCCGCTGGAACCCTTCATGCAACCAAACCCACAGGCAGGCCGCTCAATACTCTCAGCTAATATTTTATGTATTGCTCCAAATTGCTCGGAGAGACAGGAGCCTGTCTCCTCGGCACATTAATGGGCAGAGATTAATTCCCCAAAGCCTGGCTACAAAAAGAATACGTTATTCATGGTATAAATTTATTCCTGCAAAACAAACATAATGCTTTGCATGACGAGTGAGCCATTACTGCAACGAGCAGGAATAAAACCCTGAACCTCGGCCTGATTACCAGAGAGGCTTCAGTCTCCCAGTTCTATAAAATCCCAATTTAAAATCATTTGGCTTGGGATCAGCACTCTAGGGCTCATTCTTTGGGGGATGGCTGTGCTTTAATACATTACTTTAAATACCTTCTTGATCTTCAAAAGTTACGTAGGCAACTCCTTTGTTCCGTGTGGGATACGTGACCTCTTCCACGTCCCCGCCGTTATTCCTCGACATTTGGAAGTGGATGGTGAGGACGTCAGCCATGACATCATCCTGCAGGAGGCCAGCTGGGACACCAGCAATGACAATTGTCCTCGTGGATCTGGCAGCTTGGCCCGTGGCCTGTGCAGAGATGGCACATGGTAAATGCAGGGGGTCCTGGAGACCCCCGCAGGGATCTCCCagattcccatccctggagagacTCGCATTCCCTTTGCAATGTGCATTCAGGAGTTAATTAATCCTGCTGAATCAGATCTCAGTGCATGCCAGGCTGCCTCAGGCACCTACATTACCGTGCACtaaaaaaatggctttaaatgCCATTTACGCCCTCTCAGTATCTTCTTAAAGCAGTAAAAACGAGCACTGAATTTAAGTTTCTCAACTGGAAGGTTCAGCGTCCCACTGATAATTtagaagagaatgaaaaattgTAACTGCTTGTGGTGCTCAGCAAGGACTCCTTGCAGAGTGGAAGGGGCAGATTCCTTGTTAAATCCAGGAGAGCCGGGATCTCAGGCTGTGTTCTGACTCAGCTTTCTCCATTTATTACATGGATAACCTTGTTAAATTGGGAGAACATAATCCCAGCCAGCTCAGACTCGCAGTGCATGAAACAACCAACCACACACATGATTTGCATCAGAGCCAAAGCCCCAGCAGCAATCagaaatcccatcccaaataGGATTTGCATCCATGTCTTGATAGGAAGAGCAGATTTTCCTTCCATTCTTATTACACGGACACGAACAGTAACATTTCACTGGGAATACCACAGCAAAATCACTGCAAATTGTGGAACATTGACTAAATTTAGTAACAGCTCGTTGACTTTTTGGAAGAAAGGAGATAAATTTCTTTGTCTGCATGGCAGCGTTCATGGGACTGTGCCTGAGGTCAGTCACTCCATCTGAATTCTTTAAACTTCTCTGAAGTTGTTTTTCTGGGCCTGGGCTGCCTAAAGCacaatcccagctccatttCCAAAGCAGAATGTGCTGCTGAGGGAGTGATGTCTGTCCAAAATCCTGGGGACCACCACGGCTCTGGGGACAAACCCAGCGAGGCTCTGCAACCTCCTTTTATCCCCCATCAAATTTCGAGAGCCAGGAGCTTTAATTAATTACACTAGCCAATTATCCTGGTGGCGAAGCTCGTGTGAGAGCAAGTCCCCGCTCTAATGAGGCAGCACGGAGGGAATACAAACAGGGCGCTTCCAAGATGCAGGCGGGATTTTCTCACGCCTGGCACAGCCGGAGCGCTCAGCTGCCAGACAGCCCTCACACCTTCCCAGCTGGTGTTTGGGAGCAACACTCGGGCCTGCTAGTGGggttaggggaaaaaaaaaaacccacaaacacaCAGTTTGTGCTGAATCACTCCCGAGACGCGTCTGTGCCGAGCAGCTGTTCCCAGGCAGCGATGGGCGCTGCGGGAGGGGCCGCGGGGACGGGCGGCAGGGACGGACGGGGCAGCGGCTCTGTCTGCCCGTCACCGGTGGCAACGGGGTCCTGCTGGGGCTTCCCGGCAAATCCCACACTGGTTTGGCTTgggagggatcttaaagcccaaccagtgccacccctgccacgggcagggacaccttccacaatcccaggctgctccaacctggccttggacactgccagggatgggcacagccactgctgctctgggaattccattccagggcctgcccaccctcccaggcaggaattccttcccagtatcccatctaacacggccctctggcagtgggaaccATTcgctgtgtcctgtccctccagcccttgtcccaagtccctctccagctcccttcccacctttTCCCGGCGCttttccccccagctcctcccggCCCCGTCCCTCGCGGTGCGCGGCCCCCGCTCCCTACGCGCCCCGGCACTTGCCATGGCCGCCGCTCCAACGGGACGGGATCCCGCTGGGAAGGGGATCCGGCTGGGATGGGGATCCCGCTGGGACGGCGATCCCACCGGTCCGGGGATCCCACCGGGATGGGCCGAGagcgggcgggagcggcggggaaACGAAAGCGAAAGCGCGGGGGAAGCGGCGGGACCGCCCCTCCGggcacctccagccctgcagggacacgggCCCGCCCTTCCCGCCGGGAACTGCGGCGGCCGGGAACGGACACGGGAACACGGAACATGCAGGGAACGGGTATACATGGAGAGGGAATTACATGGACAGGGACACGCAGGGATAGGGACATGCATGGAGAGGGAATTACATGGACAGGGACACGCAGGGATAGGGACATGCATGGAGAGGGAATTACATGGACAGGGACACGCAGGGATAGGGACATGCATGGAGAGGGAATTACATGGACAGGGACACGCAGGGATAGGGACATGCATGGAGAGGGACACGCAGGGATCCagggaacacttccagggatccaggggcagccacagcttctctgggcaccctgtgccagggcctcacctccctcctAGCCAGGagttccttcccaatatcccacaCGCACGGGGACACGCATGGCAGAGCACACCCATGGCACCCCAGAGGCTGCGCTTGCACAGCTCCCGTGGCCCCAAACAGCCCCAGGTTTGATTCAACACCGATGTTCGGGtgaaagctgcagctgggaaatgtCCATGTAATGTGTAACGTGGGTATAAAACCCTCCCAGCCCGAGAGAAAGTCAGCCCagtggggaggaaaaaggatATTGACATTTATAGAAGCATCAGCGACACtgtattcttatttttcatcattaaaaCCAGTCTCCGGCCTTTAAAGCACCACTGCTGCTTTAAAATTTAACAGGGTAATCATCACAAGCCACAATTCATCAGGGATGAAAGCAAGACACCTACAGACATCgtctttaaaatgtaaaaatctgatttattttctgtgctttaaaactTGCAGCTTCTCACTGCTCCCATACACTGTGACACTTCATGAGAATTttaagctttttcctttttaaggaTTTACTTCT
Proteins encoded in this region:
- the RBM43 gene encoding LOW QUALITY PROTEIN: RNA-binding protein 43 (The sequence of the model RefSeq protein was modified relative to this genomic sequence to represent the inferred CDS: inserted 2 bases in 1 codon); amino-acid sequence: MNAAMQTKKFISFLPXKVNELLLNLVNVPQFAATGQAARSTRTIVIAGVPAGLLQDDVMADVLTIHFQMSRNNGGDVEEVTYPTRNKGVAYVTFEDQEVVESVLKKDQHLLQDKRLPRHYPLTVTRYCNNAFLSVTSILNVAVFRDHFVLEDLVEEMKKQSPALSFGPLQPDGQIAVQGPFPALRVLREFLLLKAESLSEEDKREGKSHQRLRRKVQEHRGATETRSSARDAHREKQVVVLDTDIYHYMRHFLPKTFQANDVVISGVTDGDITTVCIESAGRKAGAAHGLRVKKIIENYSVELQEILCKERLCFKEHSRGEKLRYKRLCERLKPRYPKVLIIPYDTHIDVVGTSADIFEFTEQVRSHSG